The Benincasa hispida cultivar B227 chromosome 9, ASM972705v1, whole genome shotgun sequence genome has a segment encoding these proteins:
- the LOC120084499 gene encoding serine/arginine repetitive matrix protein 1-like: MEEDGNAPPPFWLQSSNSLHELDYNRRRRLSRASSFLLNSSAFLIVLLVIVLCFILIVIPKFVQFTSQLIRPQSVKKSWDSLNLLLVLFAIVCGFLSRNTGDDSRASFEDPSVSSRRTMKSNPTTPRRWDGYTDHRPNHYTLNRMRSSSSYPDLRLQESTFDAGDHRWRFYDDTHVTNHRYLSSDQLHRRRETRPELERLDSDAKSIGFDRSEIREDVYSQPAIPSPPRPRSPPPRVSPPRPPSPPPTPPPPANTTPPPKVVKRRPKRTHKVHSHTPDTEIDQQNENGDSDVANFQRIQLPPLSPPSFYRESEQKSNRNEKKRGGASKEIWSALRRRKKKQRQKSIESFEAIIASQRASTPSSPPPPPPLPSPSVLQNLFSSKKGKGKKVQSTPPPEPPASSEPKPKTEDRNQMLKPHEPPMELDRLSSLNDEEYNTRIGGESPYHPIPPPPPPPPPFRMHGDFDSVGSNSSTPRAISPEMDESEADGPPATGERKLVKDSTIPIFCSSPDVNSKADKFIARFRADLKLQKMNSIKEKTARKRSNLGRTSGPGPK, translated from the coding sequence ATGGAGGAAGATGGCAACGCGCCGCCGCCGTTCTGGCTTCAATCCTCCAACTCTCTACACGAACTCGACTACAATCGCCGCCGTCGCCTCAGCCGTGCATCGTCGTTCCTCCTCAACTCCAGCGCCTTTCTCATTGTTTTGTTAGTAATAGTTCTCTGTTTCATCTTGATTGTGATTCCCAAATTTGTACAGTTCACTTCTCAATTGATTCGGCCTCAATCGGTCAAGAAGAGCTGGGATTCGCTCAATTTGCTTCTGGTTCTCTTCGCCATTGTTTGTGGATTTCTTAGTAGAAACACTGGGGATGATAGTAGAGCCTCTTTTGAAGATCCGAGCGTTTCATCGAGGCGAACAATGAAGTCAAACCCTACGACTCCGCGTCGATGGGATGGATATACCGATCATCGGCCGAATCATTACACACTCAATCGGATGAGGAGTAGCAGTTCGTATCCGGATCTACGTCTGCAGGAGTCTACCTTTGATGCCGGAGATCACCGGTGGCGATTTTACGACGATACTCATGTGACTAATCATCGGTATTTGTCCTCTGATCAACTTCATCGCCGTCGTGAAACTCGGCCGGAGCTTGAACGCCTAGATTCTGATGCCAAAAGTATTGGTTTCGACAGATCTGAGATTCGTGAAGATGTATATTCACAACCGGCGATACCTTCTCCGCCGCGGCCGCGGTCGCCGCCGCCACGGGTTTCTCCTCCGCGACCTCCATCACCTCCTCCAACCCCTCCACCTCCCGCTAATACGACTCCTCCTCCTAAAGTGGTAAAACGAAGGCCAAAGAGAACGCATAAGGTCCATAGCCATACACCGGATACAGAAATTGATCAACAGAACGAAAATGGTGATTCGGACGTCGCAAATTTCcaacgtattcagcttccaccACTCTCGCCGCCATCGTTCTATCGGGAATCGGAGCAGAAGAGCAACAGAAACGAGAAGAAGAGAGGTGGTGCTTCAAAAGAAATTTGGTCCGCActgaggaggaggaagaagaaacaaaGACAAAAAAGCATCGAAAGCTTCGAGGCTATCATTGCCTCCCAACGCGCTTCAACGCCATCATCACCACCGCCTCCTCCGCCGCTTCCCTCGCCATCAGTGCTGCAAAATCTATTTTCATCCAAGAAAGGAAAAGGCAAAAAAGTGCAGTCCACACCTCCACCAGAGCCGCCTGCCTCCTCAGAACCTAAACCAAAGACCGAAGATCGAAACCAGATGCTCAAGCCTCACGAGCCTCCAATGGAGCTCGACAGACTGAGCAGTTTAAACGACGAAGAGTACAATACGCGCATTGGCGGTGAGTCGCCATACCATCCGATTCCTCCTCCGCCGCCGCCACCGCCGCCGTTCAGAATGCATGGAGACTTTGACAGTGTAGGAAGCAATAGCAGTACACCGAGAGCCATTTCGCCGGAAATGGACGAGAGTGAAGCCGATGGACCACCGGCGACCGGCGAAAGAAAGCTCGTGAAAGACTCAACAATTCCGATTTTCTGTTCAAGCCCTGATGTCAACAGTAAAGCCGACAAGTTCATTGCAAGATTCAGAGCCGATTTGAAGTTGCAGAAGATGAATTCCATCAAAGAGAAGACGGCGAGGAAGAGATCTAACCTAGGCCGAACATCAGGCCCAGGCCCAAAGTAA